In Chitinophagaceae bacterium, the genomic window CCTGATTCATTAATGCTAAAAACTTTGAGAAAACCAGACTTCCAAAGAGAAACGTCTGAATGGAAACCAGAAAGGATTGCTGGGTTAATAAAAAGTTTTATTAATGATGATATTATACCTTCCATTATCTTATGGCACTCGCCGTCTGGTAATAATTTTGTTATTGATGGCGCACATCGTTTGAGTGCTTTAATTGCATGGGTGATGGATGATTATGGCGATAGGGCTGTTTCTGAAAATTTCTTTGGGAAAAGAAACATCCCTAAAGAACAATATAAAATAGCCGACAAAACAAGAAAGTTAGTTGCAAGTGAGGTTGGTGCATTTGAAAGTTATGATTTAAGGTTAATAGATGAAAGTAAAGCCGAACCAGAAACAATTAGAATTGCAAAAAACTTAGCTTTTTTGTCAATCCAGGTTCAAACAATAAATACTCAATCTCCCGAAGCTGCCGAAAGTTCATTTTTTAAAATAAACGGAGAAGCTACACCCATAAATGATACAGAAGCACTTATTCTAAAGTCTCGGAAAAAGCCAAACTCAATTTCAGCAAGAGCAATTATACATTCAGGAACCGGACATGAATATTGGTCGAAATTTAAGGCCGATACTAAAGACAAAATAAAATTGTTGGCAAAGGAAATAAATGAACTTTTATTTCAACCAGAATATGAAACGCCAATAAAAACGGTTGACTTGCCAATGGCCGGTAAGGGGTATTCTGCACAGACACTTGAATTAATATTTAATTTGGTAAACATTGTCAATGATATAAAGATTGTCGAGTGGAAAAAAATGAAGAATGCAAAGGATATTGAGCCAGCAGATGATGAAAATGGTGACTCCACTCTTGAATACTTAAAAAAAACAAAAAAGATTGCCGATATAATTGCTGGTGATGAAAACTACTCTTTAGGATTGTCACCAATTGTTTACTTCTATAGTATTGATGGAAGATACCAGATTACAGCTTTTATGGCAATTGTCGAATTAGTAAAAGGGTACACAAAAGATGACTTTTTTAAGTTTACAATTATCCGTGGAATGTTTGAGGAGTTTCTTGTAAAGTATAAAAGTATAATTAAACAGATTGTTAGTAAATATGGAAGCGGACATAAAAGTTACAAAAGAATACAGTCCTTATTCGTTTTAATCATTAGCGGATTGTTGGCCAAAACGAAAGATGGCATATCAAAGGAAGATGAAATTTGGGATGCCATAAACTCACATAAAGACTTCAAGTATTTGCGTAGAGAAGAAACAGAAATGGAACCAGCAAATAGGAAAGAATTTTCAACTGAAACTAAGTCCGCCATTAACATTAGAGCAAGATTAAAAAGTGCTTTAAAGTGTCCATTTTGCGATGGAATAATTTTTAATAAGTCACAGAATACAGACCATATCATTGACAAGAAAAACAATGGCCTTGGTGACATAGATAATGGTCAAATAACACATTATTATTGCAACTCTTCAAAAGATAAGCTGCTAGAATATTTTAAAAATAACCCGAAGCAAAAACTGTCCTAAGAAGCGGATGCAAGATTTTGGCTGATTTGCAGGTTAGGTCTGTGTCAAGGTTTTGTGAGCCTGCAAATGTGCTAAAATGTGTGTCGGCAAAGAAGCGTTGGCAAATTAAAACAGTTTGAAAAAGTGATGATGATTGCTCCTGTGTCACTCCTTAGTAAACGGTCTGCCCGCTTGCATACAACGTTTTGCGGCTTGGCGTAGTGGCGGTTTTCACCACTAATGTTGATACGAAGCACACACTTCAAATTTACGAAAAACAGTCATACGAAGCACGTCACCCGCCATTACGCCAAACCGCTGTTAGCTGCTGGCGTTCTGTCGTCTGTGTCCTGAAACGCTTTACTGTCAATGTTTTTAAGTTGGTCATTTAATTTCTGTCGGGATTTGCGTGTCGGGTATTTTTTATTTTCAGAGGGGAAGGAAATTTTTTTAATTCAATTTTTCTTGGGTTGGAAATAAGCACACTCTTTTTGCAGCTTTGGTTTGTGTGTCTGGATTTGAGCGGCTGCAAAATGTGTGTGCTTATGTGAGTTGGCTATTTAGCAAGTTGTAGTATTCTGTATGCTCCCCTTGCTACAATGATAAATACGATTGCTCCTATAATTAAGTCAGGATAGCTTGAATTGAGCCAATTTACTAAAAGTCCTGCTGTTATTACCCCTGTGTTAATGATTACATCATTTGAGGTAAAAATCATACTTGCTTGCATATGTGCTTCTTTGCTCTTACCTTTTTGTAGCAAATACAAACAAATTACATTCGCAATCAAAGCGAAAATTGAAACGATAATCATAGTCTGAAAGTCGGGCATTTTTTCAATTCCAATAAACCGTCTGACTACTTCCGTAAATCCGATAAGAGCAAGAAGGATTTGAAAATACCCGGCAAACTTTGCAATGTTCTTTTTTTTTGCAACTGTTCCACCAACGACAAGCAGGGCAAGTCCGTAAACGATACCGTCTGCCAGCATATCCAAACTGTCAGCTACCAAACCCATTGAGTTTGCAATCAAGCCCGTAAATATTTCAATGGCAAAAAAGGATACATTGATGATTAAAACAGTCCAAAGCAATTTTCTTTCTTTTCCGTGTGGTTCAATTTCTAAAAATTCTTCGGTTTTTTCTGTTGAAATTAATGTAGTGTCAAGGTTCAAACTTTCTAACGCAGAAAATAATTGGTCTTTTTGTCCATTATGATAAACCTTTAACTCTCTCTTTGGAATATCAAATTCAAGTTTTTCTATCTGTTCAAAGCCTTGAAGTTTCATTCTCACCATTTGCTCCTCACTTGGGCAATCCATTTTTTGTATTTTGAATATTGTCTTTTGCATAATCCTAAAGTTTAAATTTTATTCCTCCGTTGATTAAAAATCCGTCAAGTGGTGCGTAAATGTCTCTGAATACTGGATTGGTTACTGTTCCTGTGTAAATGGTATCAAAGCGTGTTTGCCGAGCGTCAAGGAAGTTTTCAAAATTGAGATAGACTGAAAATTTCTCCCAAAGTTTTTCAGCCATAAAGCCACAAATCACATATTGCTTTCCAGTTGTTCCGTCACTCAATTTCTGCTGACTGAAATAATATGCTTCCAAACCAACTTTCCATTTTTCCTCAATCTCATACATCAGCACTGAATTTATCCTGTGCTTTGGTGTCAATGGATTTTCTATTGATACTCCGTTTTGATGCAGTCGGGTGTCAGTAAAAGTATAGCCAAGAAACAGTTTGAAATCATCATAACCGATTTTAATATTGGTTTCTGTTCCCCTTGTGTCAATGTGTCCCGATGAATTGATGAACTGATACAAACTGTTTGGTTGTGTTTCAAGTAACAGGGGATTTTCCAAATAGGTATAGAAGAAAAGTTGATTGATGCTGAAGGTAACCTCCTCACCCAAAATTGTGCGATAATTCAAATCTATATTTCCTCCGTAGCTTTGTTCCAGTTTGTTTAAGTTTTTGTCAATGGGTAATACATTTCTGTATTGTATTCGCTCACTTTCTTCGGTGAAAATGGTTGGAGCTTTGTAACCGAAGCCACCTCCTATGCGTGAAGAAAATTTGTTGGTAATTTTGAACAAGGCAGAAATTCTCGGTAGAAATGCAATTCCATAATCAACCACATAATCTGTTCGGAAACCTGTTTCCAGATTGAACCATTTAGTGGCTTTCCAGGAATTTTGAACGAATGCACCGAATGTAATTTGATTATAATCCCGTAATTGAAACGTGTCTAATTGCTTTTCCTGAAAATTGTCTGTCCATAGATTAACCCCTGCAACCCATTCAGATTTTTCTTTGCTGTTCGTGTAACTTGCTTCCGTAAAAGTGGCTTGCTGTGTTCCATCAAAAACATAGTCAGGAATAGAAATTTTCCTATTGAAGAAACTGTAACTGTTTTTGAAATTGAAAAAACTGCTCTCATTAATTCTATGGTCAAAAGTCAGTTGGGTTGAATAGCGTTGCGTTTTGTTTTCTTCAAAGAAGCTATGAATGCTGTCGCCTTTTCCCTCAATGAAATGAATATCGCCACCAATACGGTTTTCAATAGCCGTATTTACCCCGAAATTCAGTTTAGTTTTATCGTTGAAATAAACGAACAGTTTGGGATTGAAAACATACCTGTCAAATTTTGGAATGGCAGAAAGGTCAATGCCCGCAGGGTCGTAAGCCCAGTTGCGGTTGTGTGAAGCGAAAATTGTTGTGCCGATTTTATTAAACCGCTGTCCATAAAAACCGTTAAGGTCAAAACCTTTGCCCGAACTTCCGTTCAAATGAAACCTCAAATCTCTTTCGTCTGTCGGTGTTTTTGAAATCAGGTTTACAAGTCCCGCTATTGCACCACCTCCGTAAAGTGTAGATGCCGAACCCTTGATAACTTCTACTCGCTTCAAATCAAGTGGCGGAGTTTGTAAAAGACCAAGCCCGCTTGCTGCACCCGAAAAAAGCGGAAATCCGTCTTTTAGAATTTGTGTGTATCGCCCGTCAAGTCCCTGAATACGTATGGAAGCGTTAGCAGATGTAGCTGAAGTTTGTTGCGTTTGAATACCTGTGCTTTCGCTCAAAAGCATACGAATATCGCCCGATTTCATATTGCTTTTTTCTTCCAACTCTTCTCCTGCTATCAACTCCATTCGTGTTGGGATTTCCTGAATTGTCCTTGAGCTGCGTGTAGAAGTAACTGTAACTTCACCTAATTCTCCTGCTTCCGATTTGAGAAGGATTTCAATAGGGTCTGTGCTTGCTAATGGGAAAGTAAAAGTGTCAATTAGGGTTTCATAGCCGATATAACGGAATTCTATGATTTGCTGTCCATCAGGAATGTCGGAAATTGTTACTAACCCGTTTAGGTCGGCTGTCCCTCCTTTGGTTGTGCCTTTCAATAAAGCTGTTGCTCCGATTAGTGTTTCTTTGGTGTCGCTGTCTTTTATGGTGGCTTTGAATGTGTTCTGTCCGAACACATTATTTATGTTGAATGCTACGGATAGTAGCAAAATGATTTTGATTTTCATTTTTTGAATGATTGATAATGTTTATAAAATGATGAATAGCGGTGCGAAGCACCGCCTTTAATAATTTGTGCCGAAGGCACTAAACATTATACAATCTTGGGCGGTTGCCAGATGGATGAGAAAAATTCAGAAGCGAAGTTCTCGTCATAAAGAGAAACTTTTAAGTCCGAATAAAAAAGGAATGATTGAACTGAAAAAGATGTCACGGAAACGGTAAAACCGTTACAGGTATTACAACTCATAAATGGGGAACAACAGTCGCTGCAATCTTGGTCGTCCTGCTGTCTTTGTCCTTGCTCCGTTGTTTGCTCATTAAAACACTCGTCCTCCACAAGGTTCGGTGCTACTGACAATAGCAGAACATAAACGGCTAATATGAAGGATAAATATTTCACGGTGTAAAGTTAAAAAAAGCGTTGGAAAAATTGGCTCTTTTGGTTTTGCATTTTTGTCGGCTTGTGTGTCGGGGCAAAACCAAATGTGCCAATGCGGGCTGGCTAAAAATTGAATTAAAAAAATGTGCGGTGGGGAAAATAAAAAATACAGAAGGGTCGGCTTTGAGTGTCAGCTTTCCTATTGTCCAATTGTATGTTTTAAAAGTCCTGTTCACTTGTCAAATTTTGTAAAGCGTTTTTGTCTGTCTGTTCGAGTCTGTCTGCCGTGTCGGTGTCTTTTTCACGCTTGCAGCTAACGACCGAGGCTTTGTGCAGTTGGGGAATTGACCAACTGTCCGCCCGGTACTGAAGCTAAATTACTAACTAAAAATTGAAGATAAAAACTACTGATCAACAGCATTCCGTCTGCCGGATATGCAGACTGGACTTGCATTACAGCCGATTGATCTTCCGTCAAGCCCCAATTGTACAAAACCGTTTGTTAGCCGTTCGCCCTTTCAGTTCCATTTTTTATTGCTATTGAAATTTGTAAGTCATCGTCTATTTTCAACATAGTCAAAATAAGAAGCTTCAAATATGTAAAATAAGCATACTGGTGTTTTTGAAGTTCATCTGGGTTTGCCTGCGTACCGTGTAAGTAACTATTCCTTAAATCTAGTCCATTGGTAAACTCACTTTTGTTTAGAAAATAGTTGAAATAGGATTGTTCTATTTTTGAAAACAAGGAACTTTCAAAGAGCACTATATTCTCGCTTGCCATTTGCAATACTTCTTTTTGGAATTCCAAAGGATAGCGATAAAAAGAAGCAAATTCATTGTCGTGTAAGTCTTTAAAAACAAATAACCTTTCGGTATTAGTAATCTGGATGAAACCGTTGTTGTCTACGTTTATAAAACCTTTATCAAGTAGGTATTTTAATTGTGGTCTTTGATGTTCCTCATAATTGTTGAAACTTACTTGTTCGTTTACAATTAAGTCAAAAAAAGTGTGATATTTTTCCTCTTTGAATGGTTCAACATAAGCAAGGAGTGTTTGGTCGGAAAAAAATAGATTTGAGCAGCCAATCATTTCTTTGTTGTCGGTATTGAAATAAATATATTTATTTCGATTCAGACTGGGTATGTCTTTGATTGAGGTTGGGGATGAAGAAATTTGTAAAAGTTCAAAATCAATATTTCCCTCTTCAACAAAGAGCTTGTATTGTTTTAAAATTGACTCAAACTCAGGTGCTAGTAGCCTTACTTTTTCAAAGTATGAATTTGTTGCAGATGGTATTAAAAAACGAGCATTATCTGCAAAACCATATCTTTCTTGAAACGCAATTGTAAAAGCAAAATGTAAAATATCCTCTATTGATGTATTTAATTCAGAAACAATTTTGTTATAGCTAAATATCTGACCTTGAGATGTCATTTCAGATAAGGAAAATCCAGTTCCAATCCTATATTCATTTTGGGAGTGAACTCCCATGATTCTTTCAAATAAGCCCATTTGGCTTTTTCTGCTGACAAGATTTATCCTGTTTTGATTGTCAATAAATTCAAATA contains:
- a CDS encoding DUF262 domain-containing protein; the protein is MTDIAIKNKNMSYVNLEALIKREDLFIINDKNDGGAKFSIDKIRLEADLKPDSLMLKTLRKPDFQRETSEWKPERIAGLIKSFINDDIIPSIILWHSPSGNNFVIDGAHRLSALIAWVMDDYGDRAVSENFFGKRNIPKEQYKIADKTRKLVASEVGAFESYDLRLIDESKAEPETIRIAKNLAFLSIQVQTINTQSPEAAESSFFKINGEATPINDTEALILKSRKKPNSISARAIIHSGTGHEYWSKFKADTKDKIKLLAKEINELLFQPEYETPIKTVDLPMAGKGYSAQTLELIFNLVNIVNDIKIVEWKKMKNAKDIEPADDENGDSTLEYLKKTKKIADIIAGDENYSLGLSPIVYFYSIDGRYQITAFMAIVELVKGYTKDDFFKFTIIRGMFEEFLVKYKSIIKQIVSKYGSGHKSYKRIQSLFVLIISGLLAKTKDGISKEDEIWDAINSHKDFKYLRREETEMEPANRKEFSTETKSAINIRARLKSALKCPFCDGIIFNKSQNTDHIIDKKNNGLGDIDNGQITHYYCNSSKDKLLEYFKNNPKQKLS
- a CDS encoding TonB-dependent receptor, with product MKIKIILLLSVAFNINNVFGQNTFKATIKDSDTKETLIGATALLKGTTKGGTADLNGLVTISDIPDGQQIIEFRYIGYETLIDTFTFPLASTDPIEILLKSEAGELGEVTVTSTRSSRTIQEIPTRMELIAGEELEEKSNMKSGDIRMLLSESTGIQTQQTSATSANASIRIQGLDGRYTQILKDGFPLFSGAASGLGLLQTPPLDLKRVEVIKGSASTLYGGGAIAGLVNLISKTPTDERDLRFHLNGSSGKGFDLNGFYGQRFNKIGTTIFASHNRNWAYDPAGIDLSAIPKFDRYVFNPKLFVYFNDKTKLNFGVNTAIENRIGGDIHFIEGKGDSIHSFFEENKTQRYSTQLTFDHRINESSFFNFKNSYSFFNRKISIPDYVFDGTQQATFTEASYTNSKEKSEWVAGVNLWTDNFQEKQLDTFQLRDYNQITFGAFVQNSWKATKWFNLETGFRTDYVVDYGIAFLPRISALFKITNKFSSRIGGGFGYKAPTIFTEESERIQYRNVLPIDKNLNKLEQSYGGNIDLNYRTILGEEVTFSINQLFFYTYLENPLLLETQPNSLYQFINSSGHIDTRGTETNIKIGYDDFKLFLGYTFTDTRLHQNGVSIENPLTPKHRINSVLMYEIEEKWKVGLEAYYFSQQKLSDGTTGKQYVICGFMAEKLWEKFSVYLNFENFLDARQTRFDTIYTGTVTNPVFRDIYAPLDGFLINGGIKFKL
- a CDS encoding cation transporter, giving the protein MQKTIFKIQKMDCPSEEQMVRMKLQGFEQIEKLEFDIPKRELKVYHNGQKDQLFSALESLNLDTTLISTEKTEEFLEIEPHGKERKLLWTVLIINVSFFAIEIFTGLIANSMGLVADSLDMLADGIVYGLALLVVGGTVAKKKNIAKFAGYFQILLALIGFTEVVRRFIGIEKMPDFQTMIIVSIFALIANVICLYLLQKGKSKEAHMQASMIFTSNDVIINTGVITAGLLVNWLNSSYPDLIIGAIVFIIVARGAYRILQLAK